The following is a genomic window from uncultured Propionivibrio sp..
GAGGCCTTGGCCTGGCTTGACATGGCCGGGGAGGGGGCGGCGCAATGATGTCTCCGTTGATTTCCTGCGAGCAACTGGCGGCGCGTCTCGACGACCGCGACCTGCGCATCGTCGACTGCCGTCATCAGCTTTCCGATACCAGCCACGGCGAGCGCGTTTATGCCGAGGGACATATCCCCGGCGCATTCTTCATGCATCTCGATCGCGACCTGTCGGGGCCGATGAACGGGCGTAACGGCCGTCATCCGCTGCCCGATCCTCAGACGCTGGCCCGGCGGCTTGGTGCCATCGGCATATCGCGGCAGACGACGGTAGTGGTCTACGACGATGCCGAGGGCATGGTCGCCGGACGTTTGTGGTGGATGTTGCGCTGGTTGCGGCACGAGCGCGTCGCAGTGCTCGACGGCGGTTTTCCGCGCTGGGCGGCTTTGGCACTGCCACAGACGAAGGCGCTGCCGCATTCCGTGCCGACCGATTTCGTGGCCGATCCGCCGCGCGACTGGGTGGTCGATACGGCCGCCGTGCTCGCCAATCTTGATCGGCGCGAGTTTCTGGTTGTCGATGCCCGCGGCGCCGATCGTTTCCGCGGCGAGAACGAAACCATCGACCCAATCGGCGGGCATATTCCAGGGGCATTGAGCCGCCCCTTTCGCGACAATCTCAAGGCGGATGGCACTTTCCGTCCGGCCGAAGAACTGCGTCCGGCATATCTCGATCTCTTTGGTGGTATGCCGCCCGAGCGGGTTGTCATGCAGTGCGGCTCGGGCGTGTCGGCTTGTCATAACCTGATCGCCATGGAACTCGCAGGATTGCCGGGCGCGCGTCTCTATGCCGGTTCCTGGAGCGAGTGGTGCAGCGATCCGGCGCGGCCGGTGGCGCGCTGACAAGTTGCCGAGTAGGCGCGCTTATACCGTTGTGATCGAGCGGTCGTAGCGGCTGAGCGCCCAGGCGACGTGTTCGCGCACGAGCGCCGAGGGGTCGTCGCGGCGCGACTGAAGTGCCTGGCGGTGTTCGGCTGTCGGTGTCGCATTGCCAAGCGCCACGGCGATGTTGCGCAGCCAGCGTTCGTGGCCGATGCGGCGGATCGGACTGCCGGCCAGACGCCGCTCGAATTCTTCCGCAGACCATGCAAACAGCGCGGTCAGTGGGCTATGGTCCAGATGGTTGCGCACGGCGAAATCGGGGTCTCCGGCCCGGGCAAAACGATTCCAGGGGCAGCAGGTCTGGCAGTCGTCGCAGCCGTAGATGCGCTGACCGATCAAGGGGCGCAATTCCATCGGGATGGCGCCGTCCAGTTCGATCGTCAGATAGGAGATGCAGCGGCGCGCATCCACTTCGTAGGGGGCGACGATGGCGCCGGTCGGGCAGGCGTCAAGACAACGCCGGCAATCGCCGCAGTGCGATTCGCAGGGGGCATCCGCCGGCAGTGGCAGGTTGGTGAACAATTCGCCGAGAAAATGCCAGGAGCCCTGGCGCGACAATGTCAGCGTGTGTTTTCCGCGCCAGCCGATGCCGGCGCGTTGGGCGAATTCGGTTTCCATCACCGGCGCCGAATCGGAAAAAGCCCGGAATATGAAAAAGTCATCATTGCCGAAGCGTGTGCGCACGTGCGCCTGAATGTGCTCGGACAATTTCTGCAGGCGTTGCCGCACCGTCTTGTGATAGTCGCGGCCGCGAGCGTAGCGCGAGACCTCGGCGATGGCGCCCTCGTGGTTTTCAGGCGCTGAGGTCGCTTGGGGCCAGTAGGGCAGTCGCACCGAGATGACGCTGAGGACGCCGGGTACGAGTGCCGACGGGTCGGCGCGCAGGGCGGCGTGTTTGGCCATATAATCCATCCCGCCGTGGCGGCCGGCGGCCAGCCAGCGCCGGAGGCGTTCAGCAGCGTCCGGGGCGACTTCGGCCCGGGCGATGCCGCAGGCCGAGAAGCCGAGCACCAGCGCCTGCTGCCGGATGTCGGCGGCCAGTGCCGCGAGCATCGCCGCGTCGGCGACTGATTCGATGCTGTTTTCTCTTGGGGAGCCATGATCTTGCATAGCCCGCATGATAGCCCGGATGTGCGTCCGGACACCGGGGACACGCACTGCTGCCTCTGCCTGCCGCACGAGGCGGCGACGATTGCGGTCGGGCAGGCGCTCGCGCCCTTGCTGGCACCGGGCCTGATTCTCTGGCTCGACGGCGATCTCGGCGCCGGCAAGACGACGCTGGTGCGCGCGCTGCTGCGTGCGCTTGGCCACGCCGGGCCGGTCAAGAGTCCGACCTATACGCTGGTTGAAGTTTACGCAGTTTCGAGCTTATACTTGTATCACTTTGATTTTTATCGTTTCAATGATCCAGAAGAGTTTGTCGATGCCGGCTTGGGTGAATACTTCCGCACGGATGCTGTCTGCCTGGTCGAATGGCCGGCCAAGGCGCGTGGCTACGTGCCGGCCGCCGATGTGGAATTGGTCTTCCGCTTTCCCGATGCGCCGGCCGACGGCCGCATCCTCGAACTCCATGCCCGTAGCGAGGCCGGGCGGCAATGTCTGAACAGTTTCCGTTCGTGTTCCGGCGTCGCCAGCTTGTTCGCTCGCTCGGTGCTGCCCTTTTCCTCTCCGTAACGCCGGTCGGCCGCGCCGCCGTGTCGCGCGGTAGCGGCATCCTGGCCGTACGTGTGTGGCCGGCGGCGGATTACACGCGTGTCGCGATCGAGCACAGCGATCCGCTGAAATTCACGCATTTCACGATCAAGAATCCCGATCGGCTGGTTGTCGATCTCGAAGGTGTCGAGTTCAACGGCGTGCTCGACGGCATGGCCGGCAAGATTGCGCCGGACGATCCGAACATCAAGTTGCTGCGTGCCGGACGTTTCAAACCCGGTGTCGTGCGTCTGGTCATGGAACTCAAGAACGAGG
Proteins encoded in this region:
- the tsaE gene encoding tRNA (adenosine(37)-N6)-threonylcarbamoyltransferase complex ATPase subunit type 1 TsaE gives rise to the protein MRPDTGDTHCCLCLPHEAATIAVGQALAPLLAPGLILWLDGDLGAGKTTLVRALLRALGHAGPVKSPTYTLVEVYAVSSLYLYHFDFYRFNDPEEFVDAGLGEYFRTDAVCLVEWPAKARGYVPAADVELVFRFPDAPADGRILELHARSEAGRQCLNSFRSCSGVASLFARSVLPFSSP
- the queG gene encoding tRNA epoxyqueuosine(34) reductase QueG, translated to MQDHGSPRENSIESVADAAMLAALAADIRQQALVLGFSACGIARAEVAPDAAERLRRWLAAGRHGGMDYMAKHAALRADPSALVPGVLSVISVRLPYWPQATSAPENHEGAIAEVSRYARGRDYHKTVRQRLQKLSEHIQAHVRTRFGNDDFFIFRAFSDSAPVMETEFAQRAGIGWRGKHTLTLSRQGSWHFLGELFTNLPLPADAPCESHCGDCRRCLDACPTGAIVAPYEVDARRCISYLTIELDGAIPMELRPLIGQRIYGCDDCQTCCPWNRFARAGDPDFAVRNHLDHSPLTALFAWSAEEFERRLAGSPIRRIGHERWLRNIAVALGNATPTAEHRQALQSRRDDPSALVREHVAWALSRYDRSITTV
- a CDS encoding sulfurtransferase → MMSPLISCEQLAARLDDRDLRIVDCRHQLSDTSHGERVYAEGHIPGAFFMHLDRDLSGPMNGRNGRHPLPDPQTLARRLGAIGISRQTTVVVYDDAEGMVAGRLWWMLRWLRHERVAVLDGGFPRWAALALPQTKALPHSVPTDFVADPPRDWVVDTAAVLANLDRREFLVVDARGADRFRGENETIDPIGGHIPGALSRPFRDNLKADGTFRPAEELRPAYLDLFGGMPPERVVMQCGSGVSACHNLIAMELAGLPGARLYAGSWSEWCSDPARPVAR